The Candidatus Atribacteria bacterium ADurb.Bin276 genome has a window encoding:
- the npr gene encoding NADH peroxidase: MAKRVVIIGGVAAGPKIAAKLRRLDHEVEITIIEKGQFLSYAGCGLPYYICEDIKEQRELMETPVGVLRDPEFFEKTKNVKVYNRTEAIKVDRLKKEVEVKNLDTNQIKTLPYDYLVFATGAKVMIPPIKAVDIEHPGMELGCMDLSHVYTLHGIEDAEAIRWIIKEKMAKKAVIIGGGLIGMEMTESLVKSGLSVTVIEMLPEILPILDDDLGILVRRYCQEKGVNVRVEEKILRLEGEGGIVKKVVTDKDVYDTDAVIIATGFRPNSDLAKKSGLEIGETGGIKVDLFMRTSDPFIYAAGDCVEIENLVCLKSAYMPMGSLANKQGRAVAINIAGGQEVFRGGLNSVVFKLFDYTVSRTGLGIKQAKDLGFDAEYALVPAPDKAHYYPGAKRVITKIIVDKRNGKLLGGQFVGAGDIMKSANTVATALYYGGTIEDLSMLDIPYAPPYASAIDNVCVAANVIRNKLNRSMIGISALEVEKKRKRNEDFILLDVRTPKEYQQVRIPGSTLIPLGNLKQKLDELPREKEIITFCAVSLRGYEALLILKSNGFGNVKVMDGGLACWPYELEK, translated from the coding sequence ATGGCAAAAAGAGTTGTAATTATTGGTGGAGTTGCTGCTGGTCCAAAAATAGCTGCTAAGCTTAGAAGGTTAGACCATGAGGTGGAAATAACTATCATTGAAAAAGGTCAATTTTTATCCTATGCAGGCTGCGGCTTACCTTATTATATTTGCGAGGACATAAAAGAACAGCGAGAATTAATGGAAACCCCAGTAGGAGTATTGCGTGATCCTGAGTTTTTTGAAAAAACCAAAAATGTGAAAGTGTACAATCGAACTGAAGCAATTAAGGTTGACCGGTTAAAAAAAGAAGTAGAGGTAAAAAACCTCGATACCAACCAGATAAAAACCTTACCTTATGATTACTTGGTATTTGCTACTGGAGCAAAAGTAATGATTCCACCAATAAAAGCAGTAGATATTGAGCACCCTGGCATGGAATTGGGATGTATGGATTTGTCCCACGTGTATACTCTCCATGGCATTGAAGATGCCGAGGCGATTCGATGGATTATTAAAGAAAAAATGGCAAAGAAAGCGGTTATCATTGGTGGTGGCTTGATTGGAATGGAAATGACTGAGAGCCTGGTGAAAAGTGGGTTATCGGTTACAGTCATAGAAATGCTACCAGAAATTCTCCCCATTCTTGATGATGATTTAGGAATTTTAGTGCGTCGTTATTGCCAGGAAAAAGGGGTCAATGTACGTGTTGAAGAGAAAATACTCCGACTGGAAGGAGAAGGTGGGATAGTTAAAAAGGTAGTTACCGACAAGGATGTATACGATACTGATGCCGTTATTATTGCAACTGGATTTCGTCCCAATTCCGATTTAGCAAAAAAATCAGGTTTGGAAATTGGAGAGACTGGTGGTATTAAAGTTGATTTATTTATGAGAACCAGCGATCCATTTATTTATGCTGCAGGAGATTGCGTTGAGATTGAAAATTTAGTTTGCTTGAAGAGTGCTTATATGCCCATGGGTTCTCTTGCCAATAAACAGGGTCGAGCAGTGGCCATTAATATTGCTGGTGGTCAAGAAGTATTTCGAGGTGGTTTAAATTCAGTTGTTTTTAAACTATTCGATTACACGGTTTCACGAACTGGCTTAGGAATAAAACAAGCTAAGGATTTGGGTTTTGATGCCGAGTATGCCTTAGTACCTGCTCCCGATAAAGCTCATTACTATCCTGGTGCAAAACGAGTAATTACCAAAATTATTGTCGATAAACGGAATGGAAAACTATTGGGAGGCCAGTTTGTTGGAGCTGGGGATATTATGAAAAGCGCGAATACTGTTGCAACAGCTCTCTACTATGGAGGAACCATTGAAGACTTATCGATGCTTGATATACCCTATGCTCCTCCTTATGCTTCAGCAATTGATAATGTCTGCGTTGCAGCCAATGTTATACGGAACAAACTGAATAGATCTATGATAGGAATATCAGCTTTAGAAGTGGAAAAGAAAAGGAAAAGGAATGAAGATTTTATCCTTTTAGATGTAAGAACCCCTAAGGAATATCAACAAGTTAGGATTCCGGGGAGCACTCTAATACCTTTGGGCAATCTTAAACAAAAATTAGATGAATTGCCACGGGAAAAAGAGATAATTACCTTTTGTGCAGTGAGCTTAAGAGGTTATGAAGCTTTACTGATATTGAAATCGAATGGCTTTGGCAACGTTAAGGTAATGGATGGTGGTTTAGCTTGTTGGCCGTATGAGTTGGAAAAATGA
- the chvE gene encoding Multiple sugar-binding periplasmic receptor ChvE precursor — protein sequence MKKNRIILLFITLIFVLSFAFGVFAKEGGPPYTVGLSNGPFTHSWRVQMIESIQQEFELYKEQGLADKLIIQNAGPDVNTQIAQIRNLIASDVDLLLINPNSSTALNPVMEEAQEAGITVVVYDMPIDNEKVLDVFMNQDWWMAPLTEWFCEKLGGKGNIVYISGIADQPGNIERDVSAEKVLAKYPDIKLLAKANGNWDQAAAQQVMSDLLASFPQIDGVLTQDGMTLGIIRAFEAAGREIPVVTGETQIAFIKKWKEMKDAVDFDTVGIVNPPGYVNNALGIGLRLLQGKKLKDEVLVNGHIIYTKPNLIVDNNNIDEIYDQYKDWADSYYVNSWYSQEELDTLFE from the coding sequence ATGAAAAAAAATAGAATAATATTGTTATTCATTACTCTGATTTTTGTTCTATCTTTTGCTTTCGGAGTATTTGCTAAGGAAGGTGGACCCCCTTACACGGTTGGTTTGAGTAATGGACCGTTCACCCATAGCTGGCGAGTACAGATGATAGAAAGTATTCAACAAGAATTCGAGCTTTACAAAGAACAAGGATTGGCTGACAAGCTGATTATTCAAAACGCCGGTCCCGATGTTAATACCCAGATTGCCCAAATTCGTAATCTTATTGCCTCCGATGTTGACCTGTTACTCATAAATCCCAATTCTTCAACAGCATTAAACCCGGTCATGGAAGAAGCTCAAGAAGCAGGGATCACAGTTGTTGTTTATGACATGCCTATTGATAACGAAAAGGTTCTTGATGTTTTTATGAATCAAGATTGGTGGATGGCCCCTCTTACTGAATGGTTTTGTGAAAAGCTTGGTGGAAAAGGGAATATAGTATACATCAGTGGAATTGCCGATCAACCTGGAAATATCGAAAGAGACGTTTCCGCCGAAAAAGTACTGGCCAAATACCCTGATATTAAACTTTTGGCGAAAGCTAATGGTAACTGGGACCAGGCTGCTGCACAACAGGTTATGAGTGATCTCCTGGCATCTTTCCCCCAAATAGACGGTGTCCTTACCCAAGATGGAATGACTTTAGGAATTATTCGAGCTTTCGAAGCTGCCGGCAGAGAGATTCCAGTGGTCACTGGTGAAACTCAAATAGCTTTCATTAAAAAATGGAAAGAGATGAAAGACGCTGTTGATTTTGATACCGTTGGAATCGTTAATCCCCCCGGTTATGTAAATAATGCCCTGGGTATAGGCTTGAGGCTTTTACAAGGGAAAAAGCTGAAAGACGAAGTCTTAGTCAATGGTCACATCATTTACACGAAACCAAATCTAATTGTCGATAATAATAATATTGATGAGATTTATGATCAATATAAGGACTGGGCGGATTCCTATTACGTGAATTCCTGGTATAGTCAAGAAGAACTTGATACTCTCTTTGAGTAA
- the kynB_3 gene encoding Kynurenine formamidase produces MDMIDISMVISPEMPTYKGITERKPNIEVTNTIDQGSNESRLSILHHTGTHVDAPFHMLSQGKTIDLYPLQHFEGKAIVLELSNLEKIEAEHLLPYETKISTVDFLLLKTDNSLQQLHPKKFVFLGESGAGFLSKKFLKGVGIDSLGIERDQPQHPTHRLLLENDILIFEGLVLSHVNPGFYWFSGYPLKIKAADGSPIRAFLRTISNE; encoded by the coding sequence GTGGACATGATCGATATTTCGATGGTGATATCACCAGAAATGCCTACCTACAAAGGGATAACAGAGAGAAAACCAAATATCGAAGTAACCAATACTATCGATCAAGGGTCTAATGAATCGCGTTTATCCATTTTGCACCATACCGGTACTCATGTTGATGCACCCTTTCATATGCTTTCTCAAGGAAAAACTATCGATCTTTATCCTTTACAACACTTTGAAGGAAAGGCTATCGTATTAGAACTTTCAAATTTGGAAAAAATCGAAGCTGAACACCTTCTCCCCTATGAAACCAAAATATCAACTGTAGACTTTCTATTGTTAAAAACGGACAATTCTCTTCAGCAACTTCATCCAAAAAAATTTGTTTTCCTAGGTGAATCAGGAGCAGGTTTTCTTTCTAAAAAATTTTTAAAAGGTGTTGGTATCGATTCTCTCGGCATTGAAAGAGACCAGCCTCAACACCCTACCCACCGTTTATTATTAGAAAATGATATTCTCATCTTTGAAGGATTAGTATTATCCCATGTGAATCCTGGTTTCTATTGGTTTTCTGGATATCCTTTAAAAATAAAAGCCGCGGATGGTTCGCCTATCCGAGCTTTCTTAAGGACTATCTCGAATGAATAA
- the rbsC_20 gene encoding Ribose transport system permease protein RbsC has protein sequence MVKMKNRLNWKSIYQNPSFPSFLILIAIIFLNAFLQHNFFTYRAFKSNLLTFTPLILTSIAQGLVILVGCVDLSLGATISLITVLMASLMGDSLLSMVIVVFIGSGLALLMSFINGFIISYFGPPPLLTTYATSVLWFGIALFFMPTPGGYIPSHFSKMYRSDLFPGFPVVLLFLIGAFCFLFFMSKTRFFKHIYAVGGNEEAAYANGVNVFLTKIKVFLLSGIFIALAAICVVAQTATGDARSGLSFSLNSVAASIIGGLSFSGGRGSIIGPIMGGLILGLLINVLYFANITSFYQEFMKGIIIIFSLAVGAIPKFLKARSL, from the coding sequence TTGGTAAAAATGAAAAATCGACTAAACTGGAAAAGTATATACCAAAATCCTTCTTTCCCAAGTTTTCTTATTTTAATTGCTATAATTTTCCTTAATGCTTTTCTTCAGCACAACTTCTTTACCTATAGAGCTTTTAAATCAAATTTACTCACCTTTACTCCCCTTATTTTAACCAGTATTGCTCAAGGTTTAGTCATTTTGGTGGGTTGTGTAGATCTTTCTTTAGGAGCCACTATATCTCTAATAACTGTGCTCATGGCTTCTCTTATGGGTGATTCATTATTGAGTATGGTTATCGTGGTGTTTATCGGATCAGGATTAGCGCTTTTAATGAGCTTTATCAATGGTTTCATCATCAGTTATTTCGGCCCTCCTCCTCTGTTAACCACCTATGCTACCTCAGTGCTTTGGTTCGGAATTGCTCTCTTTTTTATGCCAACGCCTGGAGGCTATATACCAAGTCATTTTAGTAAAATGTATCGAAGTGATCTCTTCCCAGGTTTTCCAGTTGTTCTTCTTTTTCTTATCGGAGCCTTTTGCTTCCTCTTTTTCATGAGTAAAACCAGATTTTTTAAACATATTTATGCTGTGGGAGGGAACGAAGAAGCTGCCTATGCCAATGGTGTAAACGTGTTCCTCACTAAAATTAAGGTTTTTTTATTGAGTGGCATCTTTATCGCTTTAGCAGCTATTTGTGTGGTGGCTCAAACGGCTACTGGGGATGCTCGTAGTGGTCTCAGTTTTAGCCTAAACTCGGTTGCTGCTTCCATTATTGGAGGTCTCTCATTCTCTGGTGGAAGGGGGAGCATTATTGGACCGATTATGGGAGGGTTAATTCTTGGACTTCTCATAAATGTTCTTTATTTTGCCAATATAACCTCTTTTTATCAGGAATTTATGAAAGGTATTATAATTATTTTCTCCCTTGCGGTTGGAGCTATTCCAAAATTCCTGAAAGCCCGTTCACTTTAA
- the iolE_3 gene encoding Inosose dehydratase → MKIGIFTNLFQDKPLEDVAQYISSLGYQMVELPAWEGNTHLDIEKVLKGDRSVKKILKKNNLDISALNCGMPGQLVLGPHDESTDEFAPLPDTKEKIKYAILMMKKAAQAASELEVPVICGFVGSHVWDKWYIFPPKNEELYEKGWEVFADRWGDILDTFKKYGVKFALEVHPNEIAYNIETAQRAIQALDNRDNFGFNFDPSHLIWQLIDPVVFIKTFKERIFHAHAKDSEIQEDEVRRSGVIPTGSWMRPDRGFRFRVPGWGDVKWKKVMSALLSVGYNYVLSFEHEDPVMSREDGCEKAIEFLKPLIIKAPLLKVWW, encoded by the coding sequence ATGAAAATTGGTATTTTTACCAATTTATTTCAAGATAAACCTCTTGAAGATGTTGCTCAGTATATTTCTTCTTTAGGGTACCAAATGGTTGAACTACCTGCCTGGGAAGGAAATACTCATCTTGATATTGAAAAAGTGTTAAAAGGAGATCGTTCAGTTAAGAAAATACTCAAAAAAAATAATCTTGATATTTCCGCTTTAAATTGCGGAATGCCAGGCCAATTAGTTTTAGGACCACATGACGAGTCCACCGACGAATTTGCTCCATTGCCTGATACGAAAGAAAAAATAAAATATGCTATTTTAATGATGAAAAAAGCCGCACAGGCTGCTTCTGAATTAGAGGTTCCTGTTATTTGTGGGTTTGTAGGTTCCCATGTCTGGGACAAATGGTATATTTTCCCCCCTAAGAATGAAGAGTTATATGAAAAAGGATGGGAAGTATTTGCAGATCGTTGGGGAGATATTTTAGATACCTTTAAAAAATATGGAGTGAAATTTGCCCTTGAAGTTCATCCCAATGAGATTGCCTATAATATTGAAACCGCTCAGCGGGCAATTCAAGCTTTGGATAATAGAGACAACTTTGGTTTTAACTTTGATCCGAGTCATTTGATATGGCAACTTATTGATCCAGTTGTTTTTATTAAAACCTTTAAAGAAAGGATTTTTCATGCTCATGCTAAAGATTCAGAAATACAAGAAGACGAGGTCCGACGCTCAGGAGTTATCCCTACTGGTTCTTGGATGAGACCGGATCGTGGTTTTCGCTTTCGTGTTCCCGGTTGGGGTGACGTAAAGTGGAAAAAGGTTATGAGTGCTTTGTTAAGTGTTGGGTATAATTATGTTCTCTCTTTTGAACATGAAGATCCAGTGATGTCAAGGGAAGATGGTTGTGAAAAGGCCATTGAATTTCTTAAACCATTAATCATAAAAGCACCGCTTCTTAAGGTATGGTGGTAA
- the rbsA_9 gene encoding Ribose import ATP-binding protein RbsA, producing MSFILEARNLKKSFDGVVALSDANFTLNQGEICGLVGANGSGKTTFARIISGLIHPDSGQLYLYGSQISLKSHLEAERLEISMVHQNLSLIPEMTVWENINLGREFTTPLGILKKEAALNRAKEALQELQVNISFYDKVSQLAPSDKQLLEIVKALSRHPKILILDEPTASLGFRQVDILFEKLNQLKNNGVSVIFISHRIWEITKICDRLVAFRNGKTVGEVDFHQQPRDERLIIPLITGKKENEKSIHEKRSYRSFDTHQLVLEVDNLSKKEKLHNVTFKIREGEIVGLGGLNGQGQEEILLILSGYLKKTSGKIKMNNQEVFLKNSGQAIKRGIFLVPGDRQKEGLFLNHNVFTNLIYPQVALKKQKFLLPLKELHQAVTTTIQTISLIPPDPRKLVSHLSGGNQQKVVIGKWLSLSPKILLLNDPTKGVDVETRRNLYKIIADLSNQGVSVLLYASDNEELIANCDRVLIVFEGQIVEEICGEGICEENLIACSLRVQ from the coding sequence ATGTCTTTCATTCTTGAAGCGAGAAACCTAAAAAAAAGTTTTGATGGAGTAGTAGCTCTTTCTGACGCTAATTTTACCCTCAACCAAGGGGAAATTTGTGGCCTAGTCGGAGCGAATGGTTCCGGTAAAACTACCTTTGCACGAATAATCAGTGGTCTCATACATCCTGATTCAGGTCAGCTCTACCTTTATGGATCTCAAATTAGCTTAAAATCACACCTTGAAGCCGAAAGACTTGAGATCTCGATGGTCCATCAGAACCTCAGCCTCATACCGGAAATGACGGTTTGGGAAAATATCAATTTAGGAAGAGAGTTCACCACCCCCTTAGGAATTCTCAAAAAAGAAGCAGCTCTTAATAGAGCCAAAGAAGCTCTTCAAGAACTTCAGGTAAATATTTCTTTTTATGACAAAGTATCCCAATTGGCACCTTCAGACAAACAACTCTTAGAAATCGTTAAAGCTCTATCTCGTCATCCAAAAATTCTAATTCTTGACGAACCAACTGCTTCGCTGGGGTTTAGACAGGTTGATATATTATTTGAAAAACTAAATCAATTAAAAAACAACGGGGTATCGGTAATCTTTATCTCCCATCGGATTTGGGAAATAACCAAAATCTGCGATCGTTTAGTTGCTTTCCGCAATGGGAAAACCGTTGGTGAAGTTGACTTTCATCAACAGCCAAGAGACGAAAGGTTGATCATTCCCCTTATTACCGGAAAAAAAGAAAATGAAAAAAGCATCCACGAAAAACGATCTTATCGAAGCTTTGATACTCATCAATTAGTTCTTGAAGTGGATAATCTTTCAAAAAAAGAAAAACTCCATAATGTTACTTTTAAAATTCGAGAGGGAGAAATCGTCGGATTAGGTGGTTTGAATGGCCAAGGTCAAGAAGAAATTCTTCTCATCCTATCTGGTTATCTGAAAAAAACCTCTGGGAAAATCAAAATGAATAATCAAGAAGTATTTTTAAAAAACTCTGGACAAGCAATCAAGCGTGGAATTTTTTTAGTGCCAGGCGATCGTCAAAAGGAAGGGCTCTTTCTCAATCACAATGTTTTCACAAACCTTATATACCCTCAGGTCGCACTAAAAAAGCAAAAGTTTCTTCTCCCCTTAAAAGAGCTGCATCAAGCAGTCACCACAACCATCCAAACTATATCACTAATACCTCCCGATCCAAGAAAATTAGTCTCTCATCTCAGCGGTGGCAACCAACAAAAAGTAGTAATTGGCAAATGGTTATCCCTTTCTCCAAAAATATTACTGCTTAATGACCCTACCAAGGGTGTTGACGTAGAAACCAGAAGAAATCTTTATAAAATAATTGCTGATTTATCAAATCAAGGTGTTTCAGTTTTACTTTATGCAAGCGACAATGAAGAACTGATTGCGAATTGTGATCGAGTTTTAATAGTTTTTGAGGGGCAAATTGTTGAAGAAATTTGTGGTGAAGGAATTTGCGAGGAAAATTTGATTGCCTGTTCGCTGCGAGTACAGTAA
- the gdhIV gene encoding Glucose 1-dehydrogenase 4 codes for MDFKNKTVVVTGGAQGIGKVISKVFLTKGAWVSSWDTDQEALMECKNEWQSFLSFFPYQCDVSNPENIKNTVSLLRQQCQSIDILINNAGILNNKPIEELKPEEWDRVLNVNLKSIYLMVHFCLPYFLPGSVIINMASTRAFMSEPNTEAYSASKGGVIALTHALAISLAPKKVRVNSISPGWIETRDWKKESRRENPNLSIIDHQQHPAGRVGIPEDIAHACLFLSSSEASFITGANLIVDGGMTVKMIYAD; via the coding sequence ATGGATTTTAAAAATAAAACAGTGGTAGTAACCGGTGGAGCTCAAGGGATTGGAAAAGTAATCTCTAAAGTTTTTCTTACCAAAGGAGCTTGGGTCTCGTCTTGGGACACAGATCAAGAAGCCCTAATGGAATGCAAAAATGAATGGCAAAGTTTTTTGTCTTTTTTCCCCTACCAATGTGATGTATCCAATCCCGAAAACATAAAAAATACTGTGAGTCTTTTAAGGCAACAATGTCAATCTATTGATATATTAATTAATAATGCTGGAATTTTGAACAATAAACCGATCGAGGAGCTTAAACCTGAAGAATGGGATCGGGTATTAAACGTTAATTTAAAAAGTATATATTTGATGGTCCATTTCTGCCTTCCTTATTTTTTACCAGGTTCAGTTATCATTAACATGGCTTCAACTCGAGCTTTTATGTCTGAGCCAAACACCGAAGCCTATTCTGCTTCAAAAGGAGGGGTGATCGCTCTTACTCATGCCTTGGCAATCTCACTTGCTCCTAAAAAAGTTCGGGTAAATTCCATAAGTCCCGGGTGGATTGAAACCAGGGATTGGAAAAAAGAAAGCCGGAGAGAAAACCCAAATTTGAGCATTATTGACCATCAACAACATCCAGCCGGGCGAGTCGGTATTCCAGAGGATATTGCTCATGCCTGTTTATTCCTTTCTTCCTCAGAAGCCAGTTTCATTACTGGGGCTAATCTTATTGTAGATGGTGGCATGACTGTAAAAATGATTTATGCGGATTAA
- the zwf gene encoding Glucose-6-phosphate 1-dehydrogenase, translating into MNNEKLFIFFGATGNLFTEKIFPAFYHLIRRGKIDNFHILAIGRRFADEKSYQSFLYQSLSNKIPELDSSVLDHLFQKTDYYQGDIDDPQSLLSFLAEYHLKNYQEILFYLSTLPSIYARVLLLIKRINEYIPSKIIKKIIIEKPFGYDKKSFIHLNQLFNKLVPERNIYYVDHYLGKDTVQNIIILKAENWFIENLLSAGYVKEIHIVVSEKEGVGSRGNFYEETGAIRDIFQNHLLQLLSLIAMDIPPLCQEDKIECSSFLNSMQQKKIEVIQNIKLPDAKQVFLGQYQSYSLDASNPFSKTETFIRLPLYISSKRWSGVPFWIITGKKLAQKISYIEIIFHSTTTNENRLIIEIQPEEKIDLVIQAKIPGMGLSSSSVRLNFNSLGTFGINSPEAYENIIIDCFRGDKTLFPDSQFILHSWEIVDQLRELINKEQIKVEKYADTFYHAEDFINSKNNAENY; encoded by the coding sequence ATGAATAACGAAAAGTTATTCATTTTCTTTGGTGCAACTGGTAATCTTTTTACTGAAAAAATTTTCCCAGCTTTTTATCATCTCATCCGTCGTGGAAAAATTGATAACTTTCATATACTGGCAATTGGCCGTCGGTTTGCAGATGAAAAATCCTACCAATCTTTTCTTTACCAATCTCTTTCAAATAAAATTCCTGAGCTCGATTCTTCAGTTTTGGATCATCTTTTTCAAAAAACCGATTATTATCAAGGGGATATCGATGATCCTCAGTCCCTCTTATCTTTTTTGGCTGAATATCATCTTAAAAACTACCAAGAAATTCTTTTCTATTTGTCAACACTTCCCTCAATTTATGCCCGAGTTCTTCTATTGATTAAAAGAATAAATGAGTATATACCATCAAAAATAATCAAAAAAATTATTATTGAAAAACCTTTTGGTTATGATAAAAAGAGCTTTATTCATTTAAACCAGCTTTTTAATAAGTTAGTACCAGAGAGAAATATTTATTATGTGGACCATTACTTGGGAAAAGATACCGTTCAAAATATTATTATTTTAAAAGCCGAGAATTGGTTTATTGAAAACCTGTTATCAGCGGGATATGTTAAAGAAATTCATATTGTTGTTAGTGAAAAGGAAGGGGTTGGTTCCCGTGGTAATTTTTATGAAGAAACCGGAGCGATTCGAGATATATTCCAAAATCACCTCCTACAACTTCTTTCATTGATTGCTATGGACATTCCACCTCTCTGTCAAGAAGATAAAATTGAATGCTCTTCCTTTTTGAATTCAATGCAACAGAAAAAGATAGAAGTAATTCAAAATATAAAACTTCCTGATGCCAAACAGGTTTTTCTTGGACAATACCAAAGCTATTCTCTAGATGCCTCTAATCCTTTTAGTAAAACCGAAACTTTCATTCGACTTCCTCTATATATTTCGAGTAAACGTTGGTCGGGTGTTCCTTTTTGGATCATAACTGGGAAAAAGTTGGCTCAAAAAATCTCCTATATCGAGATTATCTTTCATTCAACAACCACAAACGAAAACCGGCTAATCATTGAAATTCAACCTGAGGAAAAAATTGATCTAGTTATTCAAGCAAAAATTCCCGGCATGGGTTTATCTTCCTCTTCCGTCCGTCTCAATTTTAATTCTTTAGGAACCTTTGGAATCAATAGCCCCGAAGCTTATGAAAATATCATCATTGATTGTTTTCGAGGCGATAAAACCCTTTTCCCAGACTCCCAATTTATTCTCCACTCTTGGGAAATCGTTGATCAATTGAGGGAGCTAATTAATAAAGAACAGATTAAAGTGGAAAAATATGCCGACACCTTTTATCATGCCGAAGACTTTATAAATTCAAAAAATAACGCAGAAAACTATTGA
- the rbsC_21 gene encoding Ribose transport system permease protein RbsC: MNNNNSPVLISDKITPKEFLFSKLAISFYAIILLFVLGEVILPGFISFSHVMSVFRLSVFLGIVALGQTLVVLSGNEGIDLSVGSILSIGVVLSAFFLNGQNINIPKALLFTPTVGLAFGLISGLAISYIDIPPIIMTLAMASVVEGTSLIITKGFPTGNAPPLLETIGNGKIFNIPYLILLWILLIIIASFILKKTKWGNLLYGVGSNSLTAELSGVRVKRFRVFVYGICGAIAALAGLFLLSYTGTPYLNLGATYTMPSIASLAIGGISLAGGNGNYMGAVTGCIILTTLNSILVALRTTEAVRQITLGLLLLILVIVYTGRRKKW; the protein is encoded by the coding sequence ATGAACAATAACAATTCTCCAGTTTTGATTTCAGATAAAATAACACCGAAGGAATTTTTGTTTTCTAAATTAGCTATATCCTTTTATGCAATCATTCTTTTGTTTGTTTTAGGAGAAGTTATTCTTCCCGGTTTTATTAGTTTTTCTCATGTGATGTCCGTTTTTAGGCTTTCGGTTTTTCTGGGTATTGTCGCCTTAGGACAAACCTTAGTTGTCTTATCAGGAAATGAAGGCATCGATTTATCGGTTGGCTCAATCCTCTCTATTGGTGTTGTTTTATCAGCTTTTTTTCTCAACGGACAAAATATTAATATTCCGAAAGCTCTCCTTTTTACACCTACGGTCGGGTTAGCGTTTGGATTGATTAGCGGACTGGCTATCTCATATATTGATATTCCTCCTATTATTATGACTTTAGCCATGGCTAGTGTTGTAGAAGGTACTTCACTTATCATAACTAAAGGATTTCCAACAGGGAATGCTCCGCCTTTATTAGAAACTATTGGAAACGGGAAAATTTTTAATATACCCTATCTCATCTTATTATGGATATTATTAATAATCATTGCTTCTTTCATTCTTAAAAAAACTAAATGGGGAAACCTTCTTTATGGGGTTGGGTCCAACAGCTTAACGGCAGAACTGAGTGGAGTTAGGGTCAAGCGATTCCGAGTATTTGTATACGGAATTTGTGGTGCTATAGCTGCTTTAGCTGGTCTTTTTTTACTGAGCTATACTGGAACCCCTTACCTTAATCTCGGTGCGACCTACACCATGCCCTCCATAGCCTCTCTGGCTATCGGAGGAATATCTCTTGCCGGAGGGAATGGAAATTACATGGGTGCGGTAACTGGTTGTATCATACTCACTACCCTCAACAGTATTTTAGTTGCCCTCCGAACCACTGAAGCTGTTCGACAGATCACTTTAGGCTTACTCCTCTTGATATTAGTAATTGTCTATACTGGACGAAGAAAAAAATGGTAA